TGGCGGCGGCCGATGACGCGCGCCTGCTGCTAGGCCGCGACCCCGAGCTGGCAAGCGAGCGCGGCCAGGCCGTGCGCCTGCTGGAAGCCCTGTTCGACTGGAAAAACGAACGCCCCTCAGCGGACTGAGGGGCGTCGAAAAAACTCGGCGAAGCTCGAGCGATCAGCCCGCGCTGCGGGCGATGCGCTCGACTTCCTTGCGCACCTGGGCCTCGACGATGGCCGGCAAGTTGGCGTCCAGCCAGTCCTTCAACATCGGGCGCAACATCTCGCGGACCATGGCCTCGACCGTGTTGCCGCTCATGAAGGGCATGTCGCCCGTGGCGGCGACAGGCGCCGGTTCCGGCTTCTGGAAGCTGGCGGCCAGGCCGGCGAAGGCCGAGGCGGCGCTGGCGGCGGCGCTTTCGCCGACCAGGGCGTCCGTCTCAGGCGCGACGGCGGGCGCAGGCTCAGGTGCCACGACAGGGGCCTCGACCGGGAAAGGTGCTGCGTCCGCGACTTCCAGATCGCCGATGGCCTCGGCGGCCGGGGCCTCATAAGGCTCCGTCAGCTCAAGAACGTCTTCCTCGGCGGCCGCGATCGGAGCGGGCTCGGGTTCGGGCGCAGGGGCAGGTTCCGGCTCGGGCGCAGCGGCGGTTTCCGCCGGGGCGTCGTCTTCAGAGATAATCCGGCGAATCGACGCCAGGATTTCTTCCATCGTGGGTTCCTGAGCGGAGTGGTCGGTCATGTCGGAGCCTTAAACCTCGGTGCTCGATCTCGGTGATCACCCGCTGAGCCGGAAAGGGCGCAGGGCGAACGGGCGCGGCCGATACAGACTCGCCTCGCCCCTGCCCTGTCGTCGCATCAACCTCGGCCGGAATCAACGGACGTTTTCGTCCGTCCGCGCGGGCGAGGCCTCAGCCTTGCGGCGCCGTGCGAACGACCTCGCCCTTCAACTGGCGGTCGACTGGCGCGTCTTCGGCGTCAGCAGCGGGCGTCACAGCCGGCGCAGCGACCCGGTCCAGCGTCTCCAGCAGGCCGTCCCACGGCAGAGCGCCGCGATTGCGGATGGCGTTGTAGTTGTCAGCCGGATCATAGGCGTCGATGGCCGGATCCAGATTGGGGCCGCCCAACCGCCCCATCGCCGCCAGCAACTGAGCCTGAGCCACATATTCATTGCGGCGCGCGCTGGCCAGGGCGACCTCGGCGCTACGCAGTTCCAGTTCGGCGTTCAGCACGTCCAGAGTGGTGCGCAGGCCGACCTGCGCTTCCTGGCGCACGCCCTCAGCGGCGACCGACGCGGCGCGGACGGCCTCCTGACCGGCGGCGACGCTGGACCTCGCCGAGGCGCTTTGAGCATAGGCCGAGCTGACCGCTTGCAGCACGGTGCGGCGCTGGCCCTCGACGTTGATCTGGGCGGCGTTGGCGCGCTCAAGAGCCTGCGCGACGCGCGACCGGTTCAGCCCGCCCGTGAACAGCGGCACCGAGACCGAAGCCCCGGCGGTGAAGCTGGTGCGGTCCGTCAGGTCAAAGCCGGACAGGTCGTTGGCCGCACCGCCGTAGGAGGCCGTCAGGCGCGCCGAAGGCAGATATTCCGATCGCGCGGCGGCCACGTTCGCCTCAGCCGCCTGCTGGGCGTAGAGGGCGGCCAGAACGCCGGGGTTTTCAGCCAGACCCACATCCATCGCCGCATCGAAATCCGACGGCAGACCCGGCAGGATCGGCAAGGCCTGAAGGTTGGACGGCGCCTGCCCCACCACGGCGGCGTAGGCCGCGCGCGAGACGGATAACTGCGCCTGAGCGCCGGCCAGGTCGGATTCGGATTGCGCCAGACGGGCTTCTGACTGAGCCACGTCGGTGCGGGTGATCTCGCCCACTTCAAAACGGGCGTTCGATTCGTCCAGCTGGCGGCGCAGGACCTGCAGGTTCTCCTGGCGGATACGCAGGATCTCCAGATCGCGCACGACATCGGCATAGGCCTGGACGACCGAAGTCATCACCTGCTGCTCGACCTGACGCAGGTTTTCACGGCCCGCCATGACGTTGGCCTCAGCAGCAGAAATGCCGTGCGACACCCGGCCCGCCGTCCAGATGTTCTGGCTCAGGCTGACGCTGGCGCTGGCGCCGTCGCTTTCGATCGTGCCGCCGCTGGTGGTGCTGCTGCCTGGCAGCGTGCCCGTGGCGTCCGGCACGCCGTCGCCGTTCGTATCGATCGGGATGGTCTGGCCGGGAATGGTCGTGGTCACGCGATCCGTGCGGGTGCGGCTGTAGTCGACGCCCGCTGAGGCGTTGATGGTCGGCCGCAGCCCGGCGCGCGCCTGAACAATGGATTCGTCCAGGGCGCGTTGATTGGCGCGTTGGGCCAGAAGGGACGGATTGGTCCGATAGGCCAGACCGATCGCTTCCTGAAGCGACTCGGCCAGAACCGGCGTCGCCCCCATCGTCAATGCGACCAGAGCGACCGAAGCGAGCGCGCGCGAGCGTTTCAACATGAACCTGTCCCTGCCTGACGCCCCCCGTTCGGCGCGCCTGTAGTGCCTTCTAACGGCGTAGTTGGCGGCTAGCCTCGCCCGACGCCAGTTAAGTTTTTTTCACGCAGCGCGATGCCTGTTCCGTCGCGAAGCAGGCGTTAAAGCGCAAACGCCGGCGCCGGCGTCATTTCCGGCAGCAGGTCAGGCGCCGCATCGAACAGTTCGCGGCGCGACACGCCTTCACGGCCGCGCACATAAAGAACCGCCGCGCCGCTGGCGCCGTCGCGCTCCACCACGGCCAGACGGCCGCCGGGACGCAGGGCCGCGATCCAGGAATCGGGCCGCTCGATCACCGCGCCTTCGCTGACGATCAGGTCATAACCTTCACCCTGCGGCTGGCTCAGCGGCGCGACCGCCGTCTCGACGCCGGCCTCGGCAAGGGCCGCGCCGACCACGTCGAACACGGCCGCATCTGATTCCTGAGCCGTCACCTGCAGGCCCATCTGCGCCAGCACGGCGGCGGCATAGGGGGCGGCGATGGCCAGCGCCTTCTCGCCCGAACGGGCGTCTAGCCCCTGCAGCAGCTTGGCCACATCGCGCGGCAGCATCAGGCGGCGACCATTCGCGATCTCCGGCTCGACGTCGGCATAGGCCGAGAAGGCGCGGTCAGGGGCGCAGAATCGCTCGCGCTGCACAGCGCCGATGGCGGCGTGCAGTTGGCGGTCGGTGACGTCGTTCACGCGGACTTGCGAGTCCAGCATCACCTTGCGGGCGGCGGCGAAATCCATAATCCGAAGTCCTTCAGGTCGGCTTAGGCGAAGAAATGTGACGCGCTTATAGGTCCGTGCGTTGCAGCGGACAATCCGATCTGATAGCTGACGGCCCTCGCGATGGCGGGGCCTCTGGAAACGGGGGCCACGGCCTGATGGCGGAGTGGTGACGCAGAGGACTGCAAATCCTTGCACCCGGGTTCGATTCCCGGTCAGGCCTCCATCGCGATGAAACATCGAGAAAGCCGTCCCTCGGGGCGGCTTTCTTGTTTTCAGCCTTCAGCCAACTTCGCCGTCGTGATGTGATGCAAGGCCACGGCGCTGGTGGCCGCCACGTTCAGCGAATCGAATCCTCCCGCCATGCGGATGCCGACGGGGCGGCAGCGCGCGATGATCTCCCCCGGCAAGCCCGGCCCCTCGCTGCCCAACAGAATCGCAGTGCGTGGCGCGGGCGCCAGCTCGGCCAGCGCCTGATCCGCCGACGGCGTCAGAGCCAGCACTTCGAATCCCCTGCCCTGCAGCAGGTCGATCATGCTCCCTGCCTCCAGCCCCGTCGCCATAGGCGTACGCAGGACCGCGCCGACCGAAACCCGGATCGCCTTGCGGTAAAACGGATCGCAACAGGTCGGGTCCAGCAGCACCGCCCCGGCTCCGAAGGCGGCGGCGTTACGAAACAGCCCGCCCATATTGTCGTGATTGCCGATTCCGCACGCCATCACGACCACGGCCCGCTCCGGCAGTCGATCCAGTAGAGCGCCCGGCTCGGCTGGGTTCGGCTTGCGGCCCAGGGCGAGGATGCCCCGGTGCAGATCAAACCCCGCCACCGCGTTTAGAACCGCTTGAGCCGCCACATGGACGGGCACGTCGGACGGAAGACGCTCCAGCACCTCTCTCAGCCCCTCCAGCCGCTTCTCGGCGATCAGCACCGACACAGGCGCGCACACCGACGCCCTGGACGCCAGGACGCGCAGAACCACCTCTCCCTCGGCGACGAACAGCCCCTGCCGCCCGGTCAGGTCGCGCTCTTTCACATCGCGAAAGGCGGCGACGCGGGGATCATCAGGATCGAAAACAGTGATCGGAGTCATGCTGACCCTTGTAGCGCAGGGCTTTGCGAAAAAATTTGGCGATTTCTGCGTTTTACCCGTTGCATGAATCGAAAAGGCGCTGCTATACGCCGGCCTCCCCCGAGGGGATGTTCCGCGGTAGCTCAGTGGTAGAGCAGCCGACTGTTAATCGGCTGGTCGTAGGTTCGAATCCTACCCGCGGAGCCACTCGGGGGATTGAAATCCCAAAACAATCTCACGACGAGACCGCAGCGCTCAAATGACGCCGCCGCCCCGTCTCCATGGATCCCCCTCCCTCCTCACCCCGCAACGCCGGTTGCGGTGACGAATCGCTGTTGGAGCCCGTGCTATAGGCGCTGCTTAGGACGACTCCGCTCCTCCCGAGGGACCTCATGGCGCGACAACCCAGGATCTCGGCCAGACTGTCCGCAGCCAACCTCGTCCATCTCGGGGCGCCTCGCCTGGCGGACCTGCTGATCGAGGCCGGCGCCGGGAACGCCAATCTCAAGCGCCGCCTTCGTCTTGAACTGGCGGCCGAGGCCGGTCCCGACCTCCTCGCCCTTGAGATCGACAAGCGCATCGCCGCCGTCTCCGTCGCCCGCACACGTGTATCCTGGCGCAAGCGCGGCGAACTGATCGATGATCTGAACACGCACCGCGACATGATCGTGGAGCGCCTGGCGCCCGAGGCACCCGGCGAGGCGCTCGCCGTCCTCATCCGCTGGTTCGACCTCTATCCTGGTCTGGCCGCCCGCGTGAAGGACACCAAGGGGGAACTCTCCGCCGCCTTCGAGGCCGCCGCGCCGGATCTCTTCGCTCTTGCCGAGACCGTAGACGATCATGCATTGCGCGACCTGATCGACGCTCTGGGCCGACGTCCGCAGGATTACGCGCGCTGGGTCTTAGCCGCCGGCGAGGCCCTCGGCCCGCTTACGGCGCGTCGGCTGCTGGCCAGTCTGGACGCTTCGGCCACGAAAACCCCGTCGGGCCGCAACCTGCTTCGCCGCCTGGCGGACAAGGCGGAGGACCTCGACCTCTGGCTCTCGCTCGTCACGCCGGAGCAGGCCGGGTCGCCCGACATCGCCGCCGACATCGCCCGCCGCCTCCTTGCCGCGGGACGGATTGCGGAAGCCCGCGCCGCCCTCGAAGGCGTCCTGAACCCTTCACTGCTGAATCGTCGCTGGACCTTCGGCCACAACCCGACAGACGGCGCCCCGCGCCTGACCCCGGCCTGGGAAGCCGCATCCATCGACGTGCTCGACGCCGAAGGACACCGCCAGGAGGCCCAGGATCTGCGCTGGAGCCTGTTTGAGCGCGACCTGTCGGCGCCCGTTCTTCGCGATTACCTTTCGCGACTGCCCGACTTCGATGATGTCGAAGCGCTGGACCTGGCGTTCGCCCACGCCGCGGCTCATCCGGACTTCGAGGCGGCCATGCGGCTGCTGATGGATTGGCCCGCCCACAGGGAGGCCGCGGCGCTCGTTCTGGCGCGTCCCCGTGAAGCCCGGCTGCCCCGACCACAGTCAGGCGACTGGAAGGCGCGCCTGGCCCAGCGTTATCCCGAGGCCGCCGAAGTCCTCACAAACCAGTCGCCTTCCCCGTCCCTGAAGAAGCTCCGGCGGCCCTCGGGCCATTGAGAATAGCCGGCAGAAAGGGTCGTTGCCGGTCTCGGCAAGAAGCCGCCTCGCTCGGCCAATCCTCACGCAGCGATTTGAGACACACTCAGAGGACCTCGAACAGCCCCGCCGCGCCCATGCCGCCGCCGACGCACATGGTGACGACGGCATAGCGCTCACCCCGGCGCGTGGCTTCGATCAGGGCGTGGCCGACCATGCGGGCGCCGCTCATGCCGTAGGGGTGGCCGATCGAAATGGCGCCGCCGTTGACGTTCAACCTGTCATCCGGAATGCCCAGACGGTCGCGGCAATACAGCACCTGGACCGCAAAAGCTTCGTTCAGTTCCCATAGGCCGATGTCGGAGACCTTGAGGCCGAAGCGCTCCAGGAGACGCGGCACGGCGAAGACGGGGCCTATGCCCATTTCGTCCGGTTCGGTGCCCGCCACGGCCATGCCGACGTAGCGACCGAGGGGCTGCAGACCGCGGCGCGCCGCCTCCCCTGCCTCCATCAGAACACAGGCCGAGGCCCCGTCTGACAGCTGGCTGGCGTTGCCCGCCGTGATGATGCCGCCCTCGATCACTGTGCGCAGGCCCTGCAAGCCCTCCAGCGTGGTGTCGGCGCGATTGCCCTCGTCCTTCTCCAGCGTGACGTCGCGATAGGAGACCTCGCCCGTGGCCTTGTACACGACCTTCATGCGGCTGGTCAGGGGCACGATCTCGTCGTCGAACTTGCCCGCGGCCTGGGCCGCCGCCGTGCGCTGCTGGGATTGCAGGCCATAAGCGTCGCACGCCTCGCGCCCGATGCCATAGCGCTGTGCCACCACCTCGGCGGTTTGCAGCATGGGCATATAGGCGTCCGGCGCCTGGGCCAAAACTGAAGGGTCCGTGCTGACCCGCAGGGCCGCGTCCTGGACCATGGAGATGCTTTCCACGCCGCCCGCCACGACGATGGGCATCTGGTCGGTGATGATCTGCTTGGCCGCCGTGGCTATGGCCATGAGGCCGGAGGCGCACTGCCGATCGATGGTCATACCCGCCACGCTGACGGGGAAGCCGGCCGCCAGCGCCGCCGTGCGGCCGATGGTGTGCTGCACGCCCTGCGGCAGCGCCGAGCCGATGATGCAGTCGTCGATCTCAGCCGGATCAATACCGGCGCGGGTGACGGCGGCCTTCAGCGCATGGGCCATCAGGGTCGGCGACGGGGTGTCGTTGAAGGCCCCACGATAGGCCCGGCCGATCGGGGTGCGGGCGGTCGAGACGATTACGGCTTCACGCATGGCGGGTCCTCACTTGGCAGGGGTGTTGAAGGCGGGCGAACAGGTTTCAGTCTGCGGCACGGATGGAGCAATCAATCCGATATTCCAGAACCACGCCAGGTCTCCGGCGGCTCGGAGGCGACAGACCACCTCTTCATGCAACTCGTAGCCATTCTGAGTTTTGACGCGCGCCGCAGGGCGGTCGTCGACGTGCAGATAGGCCTGGGCGTCGCCATAGGCGGGCCAGTCGCTCTCTCCCTCGGCCATGGGGCGGCCCGTCTTGACGAAGCTGGCCCAGTAGCGGGTCATAGTCTGGGACAGTCCGTCTTCGTCCGGGGTCGCAGGCGGGCGCGGCCAGTAGGCGGGCAGGCGATCGGCTGTCCCGAACACGTAAGGGATTTCCGAAGCGTGGAAGGCCCGCAGATTATGGGCCTCCTGGGCCGGGTAGCCGTGATCCCAATAGTAGAGATAGCTATTTAGCCCGACTTTCTGCTGTCCCTCGACCAGCCGTTCGGCGCTCCAGCCATACAGACCGTCGCGCGTGGCCGCCAACATGGAGGCGTCGAGGTCGTCCCCCGAATAGAGCTCAAGGAAGGGACCGGCCAGATCGCCATATTTGGCGCGGATCTCACGGATCCAGGCCTCCTGGCTCTCAGGCTTTGGCGGCAGGAGAATCCGCAGGGAGCGGATTTCACCCTCATTGAAGCCCGCCAGAACCGGCGTCTTGGCCTGTTCGCCCGCGTCGATGGCGTCGATCACCTGCTTAGGCAGGATGTGGCCGTCCACGGTCCCCATGGGGAAATAGCCGGTCGCCGGCAGCTTGGCCAAAATCTCGTCGGCAGAGAGGGCGCGAAGCTCGTCAGCCGTCTGGGCCCCAAGCGCCGTGGCCACGGTCGTCCCCGCCAGCTCAGAGTCCGGCCAGCCGACATAGGGCGTGTCTCGCAACACAGGCGAGGTGATCATATAGGGGCTCTGAGCGATGGCGCCGTGGAACAGCCCCTCAGCCCTGGGCGAGGTCATCAGGTACATGACGCTGAGCGCGCCCGCGCTCTCGCCCGCGATGGTGACGCGACCGGCGTCCCCGCCAAAGGCGGCGATGTTGTCCCTCACCCACTCCAGGGCCGCGATCTGGTCCAACAGGCCATAGTTGCCCGAGATGTTCTCAGGCGTCTCGGCGCTCAGAGCCGGATGGGCCAGCCAGCCGAACAGGCCGAGGCGATAGTTGATGGTAACGACGACCAGCCCCTCGCGAGCCAAGGCGGCGCCGTCGTAAAAGGGCTCGTGCCCCGCCCCCATGCTCAGCGACCCGCCATGGATCCAGACCATGACCGGCAGGTCCTTGGCGCCCTCGGGCGCCCACACATTGAGGTAAAGGCAGTCCTCGCTGATGGCTTCATAGTCCGCGACCGGCGTCTTGGCCTGCATGCACGCCGCGTCGAAGCGCGTGGCGTCCTGCACCCCGTTCCACGCCTCCACCGGCTGAGGCGCGCGCCATCGCAAGTCGCCGACGGGCGGTTTTGCGAAGGGAACGCCCTTGAACACGGCAAGGCGACCCTCGACCTGACCCCTGACCTGACCGGCCGTGGTCATCGCCACCGGCGAACCGGCCAGGGCCGTCGCCGGCAGCAGGGCCAGCGACAACACCCCCGCGACAAGGAAAAATCGAAGACTGCTCATCTGCATCCTCAGATACCGGGGCCGAAACCGGCCTTGCCCAGTTCCAGCTTCGACTGGTCAAAGGCTTGATGGGGGACGATATCGTTGGCCGGGTCGATCAGCTCGTCGAACCGTTCGACCAGGATCTCAGCGATATCGTCGGCATCGGCAGGCACGTGGATGCCGCGCGTCATAGAGATGCGGGCGGCCTCGAAGCTCTTGGCTCCGGCGCAGATGATGGTGCGGTTGGGGGCATCGGCGTGCACAAGCGCCAGCACGGCCGGCGAAACGAACTCTGGCCGGATCAGGTCCACCGTCTCCTGAGGCATCAGGCCTTCCATCATCTGCGTGGCGGCGGTCGGCGCCAGCGCATTGACGCGGATGTTGTAGCGCTCGCCTTCCAGGCCCAGCGTCTGCATGAAGCCGACCACGGCCATCTTGGCGGCGCTGTAGTTGGCCTGGCCAAAATTGCCGAAGATGCCCGACGACGAGCTGGTCATGACGATCCGGCCATAGTTCTGGGCCCGCATGATCTCCCAGACCGCCTTGGTCGGAATAACCGAACCCATGACATGCACATCCAGGATCAGGCGGAACGAGTCGAGGTCCATCTTGCCGAAGCTCTTGTCGCGCAGGATGCCGGCGTTGTTCACCAGAATATCGATCCGGCCCCACTGTTCATGGGCCGTCTTGACCATGGCGTTGATGAAGGCCTCGTCCGTGACGGAGCCGATGGCGGCCATGGCCTCGCCGCCGGCGGCCTTGATCTCGGCCACGACCGCGTCTGCGCCGGCGCCCATGTCGTTGACGACCACCTTGGCCCCGCGCTTGGCCAACAGCAGGGCGTGGGAGCGACCCAGGCCGCCGCCGGCGCCGGTCACAATGGCTACCTGGCCGTCAAGTCTGATCATGAGCGTTCTCCATTGTCGTAAAGCGGCCAGCCAGGCCCCCCGTCCCGGCTGGCCGCGCCGTCACTCGGCGCCGGCCTTGCGGGCGTCCAGAGCGGCGATGATTTCCGCGTGGCGCTTGCGTGTCAGGCGGTAGCCAAACAGGAACAGCGGCGCGAGGAAGGCGATCAGGGCAGGCAGCGGGCCGGACGCCAGCGCCAGCTTGGTCAGGACCTCGCTGGGGATCACCAGATCCGGACGCGAAGCGATGTCCGTGGGGAAGCGGATCAAGTCCAGCGCCACGCCGGCGATCAGGCCCCCGACGCCCGAGGCCGCCTTGAACGCCAGCGTCAGACCCGAGAAGAACAGCCCTTCGCGGCGCACGCCGAACAGATACTCATGCTCGTCTGCGGTGTCGGCCATCATCGACTGGAAGCCGACGCCGCCGACCATGATGGCCGTGCCCATGAGCATGCCGTTGATCAGCAGCACGATCGCCGCTGCGTCCGGCGTCAGTTTCACCGGCGACAAGACTTGGTAAAGCGGCGGCCAGAACAGCAGCACCGCAATGGCGAAATAGGCGATCAGCGAAAGGGTGCGCTTTTCCATGCGGCGCAGGATCAGCTTGCTGAGCGGCGCCCCCAGCACCGGCCCCAGACAGGCGCTCAGCAGGATGATCTGGATCGCCGTCGTATCCAGCCCCCAGAAGTAGCGGCTTGAATGCAGGGCCAGCGACGAGTGGGTCGAATAAGCCAGAAAATACAGCAGCACCGTTCCGAACAGCAGCATGAAGGAGCGGTTGCGCTTCAACTCCTTCATCTCGCGGAAGAAGCCCAGCAGCAGGTTTTCCTTGCTCTCCTCCGGCCCATGCAGGCGGGGCTGAACCGACCAGACCGAACGAATGGCGATCATGCCCGCAAGGAACATGGCGAAGGCGCATGTCCAGCCGAAGGGACCATAGTTTTCGCGCTCCAACATCCCCGTGGCGCCGGACATGAAGACGCCCAGACCCAGGACCACGCCGAGCAGGATGCCGGCGTTCTGGAACGACAGGCGATAGGCCACGATGCTGGCCCGCTCCGTATGGTTGTCGGTCACCTCGGCGCCGACGGCCGTATAGGGCAGCACGAAACCCGACAGCGAGACCCGCAGCACCACCAGACAGACGGTGGCGTAGATGAACTGCGCCGCTCCGGTCAGGCTTTCGGGCATGGAGAACAGCAGGCCGAACGACAGGACGAAGGGGATCAGGCCCAGCGCCATGAAGGGGACCCGGCGGCCATAGCGGGATTTCAGCCGGTCGCTGGCCAGGCCGATGGCCGGATCGGCCACCCCGTCCACCAGCAGAGCGATCATCTTGGCCAGCCCGGCCATGGTGCCGCTCATGCCGCAGACGGCCGTGAGGAAGAACAGCAGGAAGAAGCCGAAGCCAGCGACGACAATGCCGTCGGCCAAGGCTCCCGAACCGTAGGTGAGTTTGAACACGCGTTTGAGAGGCTGGCTACGCAGCGCCGCCCGTGTCGCTGGATTACTGGTGTGACTCATGCCGCTCCCCACATGCTTTCGCCCCGAACTCCACGGCCAGATCAGGCCGAGCGCCCGGCCTCGTTGAGTGCGCCATAGATGCCTTGCTGGAACACCGGCAGGGCCTTGCGCCCGGCGGCGCCGCGCCCCGTGGCGATCGTCGAGCCGCTGTTGGCGGAAACCGGCACCTGGTGCTGGATCAGGAAGATCATCACCATGTCGTTGGCCGGATCGGCCTGCCACCACGTGCCGAACACGCCCGGCCAGGTGAAGCTGCCGACTTCGCCGTAGCCATAGGGGTTGTCGGTCAGATCCTCGGTGATCGCCAGACCCAGGCCGAAGCCGGACTTGGTCCACAGGTCCATGCCCGCGAACGGATACTTGCGCTGTTCCGGCGTCAGGCGGTTGGTCAGCATCAGCTTGACCGTCTCAGGCTTGAGCAGACGAACGCCGTCCAGCTCGCCGCTGTTCAGCAGCATGCGAGCGAAGCGGTGATAATCCGGTGCGGTCGTCACCAGTCCGCCGCCCGCAGGCGTATATTCGGGCGGGGCGTCGAAGACCGGGATGTCCACCCGGGCCAGTCCATCCACACCCTCCCGATAGGCATAGAGGCTGGCCAGACGATCCAGCTTGTCTTTCGGCAGCCAGAAGTCGGTGTCCATCATCCCCAGCGGATGCAGCACCTTCTCCAGCACGGCCTCGCGCACCGGAACGCCAAGGACGCGGCCGATCAGGAAGCCGAGAACCTCAGTCGAGTGCCCATAGTGGAAATGGTGCCCCGGCTGGCACGACAGCGGCAACGTCCCCAGCCCCGCCAGCCATTCATCGACCGACTTCTCATTGATGCCGGGATCCCCCAGCGCCGCGTTGTAGGCCGCCTGGATGGGCCCTTCGGAGAAGGGCGCATAGGCCAGTCCCGACCGGTGGGTCAGAAGGTCCTCGACCGTGATGTCGCGGTGAGCCGGCTCGGTCTGGTCCAGCGGCCCCGCCGGGTCGAGCAGAACCTGACGATTGGCCAGCTCGGGGATCCAGCGCGTGACCGGATCCTCGAGCGCCATCCGCCCGTCCTCGACCAGCATCATGGCCAGGACCGAGGTCACCGGCTTGCTCATCGAGGCGATGCGGAACTGGCTGTCCGGACGCATCGGCTTTTCAGCCTCGCGGTCCTGCCAGCCGATCTGCTCCTCATAGAAGACCTGCCCGTTACGCGAGGCCAGCGCCACCATCCCGGCCAGTTCGTCGCGATCGACGAAGGCCTGCAGTTTCGGGCGAATAGCCTTCAGGGCTTCCGGATCAAAGCCCAGAGACCGGGCCAGTGCTTCATGACTCATCACGCCACCACAGGTCGCTTCTTAGAACTTCTTGCGCAGGTTCAGCGCAACGAAACGACCGATGGGGTTGTAGGCCCCGCCGATGCCGTCGGTGGCGGGGAAGTATGGCGGGGTCTCGTCCAGCAGGTCATTGACCTGGAGCGAAGCCGTCATGCCTTGCGACCAGCCGGCGTCGGGCAGCGTCCAGGACACGCGCAGGTCGACCGTCACGTACGGCGACGAAGTGTACTGGGCCACGCCGGTCGGGGTGGCGTAGTTGTTGGTGTATTCGCCGCGGAAGTTGACGAAGCTCGCCACGCTCCAGGCGCCCACGTCGGCGCCAAGGGTGAAGCG
Above is a window of Brevundimonas naejangsanensis DNA encoding:
- a CDS encoding DUF6880 family protein gives rise to the protein MARQPRISARLSAANLVHLGAPRLADLLIEAGAGNANLKRRLRLELAAEAGPDLLALEIDKRIAAVSVARTRVSWRKRGELIDDLNTHRDMIVERLAPEAPGEALAVLIRWFDLYPGLAARVKDTKGELSAAFEAAAPDLFALAETVDDHALRDLIDALGRRPQDYARWVLAAGEALGPLTARRLLASLDASATKTPSGRNLLRRLADKAEDLDLWLSLVTPEQAGSPDIAADIARRLLAAGRIAEARAALEGVLNPSLLNRRWTFGHNPTDGAPRLTPAWEAASIDVLDAEGHRQEAQDLRWSLFERDLSAPVLRDYLSRLPDFDDVEALDLAFAHAAAHPDFEAAMRLLMDWPAHREAAALVLARPREARLPRPQSGDWKARLAQRYPEAAEVLTNQSPSPSLKKLRRPSGH
- a CDS encoding TrmH family RNA methyltransferase, which translates into the protein MTPITVFDPDDPRVAAFRDVKERDLTGRQGLFVAEGEVVLRVLASRASVCAPVSVLIAEKRLEGLREVLERLPSDVPVHVAAQAVLNAVAGFDLHRGILALGRKPNPAEPGALLDRLPERAVVVMACGIGNHDNMGGLFRNAAAFGAGAVLLDPTCCDPFYRKAIRVSVGAVLRTPMATGLEAGSMIDLLQGRGFEVLALTPSADQALAELAPAPRTAILLGSEGPGLPGEIIARCRPVGIRMAGGFDSLNVAATSAVALHHITTAKLAEG
- a CDS encoding protein-L-isoaspartate O-methyltransferase family protein, with the protein product MDFAAARKVMLDSQVRVNDVTDRQLHAAIGAVQRERFCAPDRAFSAYADVEPEIANGRRLMLPRDVAKLLQGLDARSGEKALAIAAPYAAAVLAQMGLQVTAQESDAAVFDVVGAALAEAGVETAVAPLSQPQGEGYDLIVSEGAVIERPDSWIAALRPGGRLAVVERDGASGAAVLYVRGREGVSRRELFDAAPDLLPEMTPAPAFAL
- a CDS encoding DUF2497 domain-containing protein, with translation MTDHSAQEPTMEEILASIRRIISEDDAPAETAAAPEPEPAPAPEPEPAPIAAAEEDVLELTEPYEAPAAEAIGDLEVADAAPFPVEAPVVAPEPAPAVAPETDALVGESAAASAASAFAGLAASFQKPEPAPVAATGDMPFMSGNTVEAMVREMLRPMLKDWLDANLPAIVEAQVRKEVERIARSAG
- a CDS encoding acetyl-CoA C-acyltransferase; amino-acid sequence: MREAVIVSTARTPIGRAYRGAFNDTPSPTLMAHALKAAVTRAGIDPAEIDDCIIGSALPQGVQHTIGRTAALAAGFPVSVAGMTIDRQCASGLMAIATAAKQIITDQMPIVVAGGVESISMVQDAALRVSTDPSVLAQAPDAYMPMLQTAEVVAQRYGIGREACDAYGLQSQQRTAAAQAAGKFDDEIVPLTSRMKVVYKATGEVSYRDVTLEKDEGNRADTTLEGLQGLRTVIEGGIITAGNASQLSDGASACVLMEAGEAARRGLQPLGRYVGMAVAGTEPDEMGIGPVFAVPRLLERFGLKVSDIGLWELNEAFAVQVLYCRDRLGIPDDRLNVNGGAISIGHPYGMSGARMVGHALIEATRRGERYAVVTMCVGGGMGAAGLFEVL
- a CDS encoding carboxylesterase/lipase family protein yields the protein MSSLRFFLVAGVLSLALLPATALAGSPVAMTTAGQVRGQVEGRLAVFKGVPFAKPPVGDLRWRAPQPVEAWNGVQDATRFDAACMQAKTPVADYEAISEDCLYLNVWAPEGAKDLPVMVWIHGGSLSMGAGHEPFYDGAALAREGLVVVTINYRLGLFGWLAHPALSAETPENISGNYGLLDQIAALEWVRDNIAAFGGDAGRVTIAGESAGALSVMYLMTSPRAEGLFHGAIAQSPYMITSPVLRDTPYVGWPDSELAGTTVATALGAQTADELRALSADEILAKLPATGYFPMGTVDGHILPKQVIDAIDAGEQAKTPVLAGFNEGEIRSLRILLPPKPESQEAWIREIRAKYGDLAGPFLELYSGDDLDASMLAATRDGLYGWSAERLVEGQQKVGLNSYLYYWDHGYPAQEAHNLRAFHASEIPYVFGTADRLPAYWPRPPATPDEDGLSQTMTRYWASFVKTGRPMAEGESDWPAYGDAQAYLHVDDRPAARVKTQNGYELHEEVVCRLRAAGDLAWFWNIGLIAPSVPQTETCSPAFNTPAK
- a CDS encoding TolC family outer membrane protein gives rise to the protein MLKRSRALASVALVALTMGATPVLAESLQEAIGLAYRTNPSLLAQRANQRALDESIVQARAGLRPTINASAGVDYSRTRTDRVTTTIPGQTIPIDTNGDGVPDATGTLPGSSTTSGGTIESDGASASVSLSQNIWTAGRVSHGISAAEANVMAGRENLRQVEQQVMTSVVQAYADVVRDLEILRIRQENLQVLRRQLDESNARFEVGEITRTDVAQSEARLAQSESDLAGAQAQLSVSRAAYAAVVGQAPSNLQALPILPGLPSDFDAAMDVGLAENPGVLAALYAQQAAEANVAAARSEYLPSARLTASYGGAANDLSGFDLTDRTSFTAGASVSVPLFTGGLNRSRVAQALERANAAQINVEGQRRTVLQAVSSAYAQSASARSSVAAGQEAVRAASVAAEGVRQEAQVGLRTTLDVLNAELELRSAEVALASARRNEYVAQAQLLAAMGRLGGPNLDPAIDAYDPADNYNAIRNRGALPWDGLLETLDRVAAPAVTPAADAEDAPVDRQLKGEVVRTAPQG